AAAACACCACGTCCCAGACCGCCTGGGAATGTCCGCTGAGCGTTTGGATCTCCTTGCCCGTCTCCATGTCCCACAGCTTGACCGTCTGGTCTCCGCTGCTGGTCGCGATGCGCTTGCCATCGGGCGAGAAGGTCACGTCGGTCACGCCCCAGGTATGGCCCTTGAAGGTCCGGATCTCCCGCCCCGTCGCCATATCCCACAACTTGACCAGGCGGTCATTGCTGCCCGACAAGGCCAGCTTGCCGTCGGGCGAAATCGCGACGGCGGTCACGGATTGGCCGTGGCCCCGGAACGTCCATAAGGCTCGTCCGGTCCCGACCTCCCACAGCTTGACCGTGTGATCCCGTCCGCCGACAAGCGCAAACCGCCCATCCGGCGAAAAGTCCACGTCCCGCGCCTCTTGCACTTTTCCGCTCAACGTCCGCACTTCCCGGCCGGTCCCCACGTCCCAGAGCTTCACCGACTGGTCTTCGCTGCCGGACAGGGCCAGTGTCCCGTCCGGCGAGAAGACCACCGCCACCACGGACTCCGTATGGCCCAAAAAGGACCGCCGCTCCTTGCCCGTCGCCACGTCCCAGAGTTTCAACGTTTGATCCTGGCTGGCCGAGAGGACCTGTTTGCCGTCCGGCGAGAAGGCCACCGCGATCACCGCCTGCACGTGCCCGTTGAACGTCCGCCGCACCCGGCCGGTCCCCACGTCCCAGAGTCGCAGCGTCTGGTCCTCGCTGGAAGAGACGAGTCGCGTGCCGTCCGGCGAGAAGGCCACCACCGTGATCCCCTGCGCATGCCCTTTGAAGGTGCGCATTTCCTCGCCCGTCTCGACCTTCCACAACTTGATCGTCTGGTCCACGCTCCCCGACGCAGCGAGCGTCCCGTCCGGCGAGAAGTCCACATCGGTCACCGCCTGCTGGTGACCCGTGAAGGTGCGGACTTCGTCGCCCGTGGCCACGTTCCACAGTTTCATCGTCTGGTCCGCGCTCCCGGACAGGGCCCACTTGCCGTCCGGCGAGAAGGCCGCATCCCACACGCCTTCGGCATGGCCGCGGAAGGTGCGGATCTCCCGCCCCGTGGCCGCGTCCCACAATTTGAGTGTCCGGTCGTAACTGGAGGAGAGGATCTGCCGGCCGTCCGGCGAAAAGACCGCGAAGGTGATCGCTTCGGTATGGCCGACGAAGGTGCGGATCTCCCGCCCCGTGGCGACTTCCCAAAGGCGGAGAGTCTGGTCTTCGCTGCCGGAGAGGGCCCACGTGCCGTCCGGCGAAAAGGCCACGGCGCGGACTCCGCCGGCATGGCCCAGCGGGACGAAGACTTCGCTGGACTCTTCGACCGCCTGCGCCGGCGCAAGAAAGAAGCCGAGCGCCAAGGCTACTACAGCCATCGCCGTCGCCGGCCCCTGTGATCTCACCTGCCTGGTCATATCTTGAGCCTACCGAGACGCCGAGGGTCGAGACGCAGACCGAGCGGGTATTCTGACGAGGCGGGGAGCGACTTTCAAGTACGGGCCTGCGATGGCCCGAACGATCCCCGCCCATTGCAGGGGCCGACTGCCCATGCTACAGTGCCCACATATGGGCACATCGAAACTCAACGCGCCAGGATTCCTGCTAGAGACCGTCGGCGCGCTGATCGGCGCAGGCGGATTGAGGGAGTTCGATCGGGTGTTGGGCAGGGAGCTGACGCGCCGCCTCCATGGGGATGCGGCCGGGCTCTATCTCTACAACCGGTCCGCCCACTCGTTCACCCCCGCCTCCTCCAACTTTGCCGATCCGGCGCATCTGACGAACCAGGTCGGACAGCTTCCGGCGGCCGGCACCATGAAAGAGGCGGTGGTGCGGACCGGCGCGGCGCTGCTCTGCGAGGACGTGCGGAACTCCCGCTGGACCGAGGCGACGGTCGTCGCCAAGGCCGGGTTCCGGTCGGCCGTCATGGCTCCGTTGCTGGTCCGTCGCGGCCAAGGAGCGCATGCGGACAGCCGCCCCATCGCCATCGTGTTCGTAGGGGCCAAGGCCCGGGCCGCCTTTTCCGAAGCCGATCGTCTCTTGCTCCAGGAGCTGGCGCTGCAGATCGCCCCCGTGCTCCAGAACGTGCTGGCCACCGAAGAGCGGGATGTCCTGATGGCCCTCAACAGCCGCGTGGTCGTCGGCACGGTCACAACCGAAAGCTTGTTGCCGGCGATCGCGGACATTCTCCAGCGGGCGATCCCGCATGAGATGCGCGGCCTCGTCCGATTCACCGGAGAGGCCCATGCGCCGGGATTCGATCTGATCTACACCGATGGGCTCGAACTGGATCTGGCGCAGCTGCGCCGGTACCCGTTCGAACGGATGGCTCCGGCGGAGATGCTGGCCACGGGCAAACCGGTATTGATCACCGGTTACGGCCACGAGCGTTTTCCGGAGCGGGATTATATCGAGTCCCTCGGCGTCCTCTCGGCGATGCTCTGCCCTCTGACCGTGCGGCGGCAGCCCTTCGGGTTCCTCGCGATCGGCAGCGGCAGGAGGAACGCCTTCTCGGAGCGGGACCTGGCCCTGGCCGAGCAGGTCGGCCATCACCTGTCCCAGGCCATTGCGAACATCCTGGCCTACGAGGAAATCAGCCGGCTCAAGGACCGGCTCGAGCAGGAGAACGTCTACCTCAAGGAGGAACGCGTCGCCTCGGTGGACCGCAAGGAGCTGGTCGGCGAGAGCCCCGTGCTGCAGAAGACGCTCAAAGCCATCGAGAAAGTGGCCCCCACCGATTCCACCGTGCTGATCACCGGCGAAACCGGGACCGGTAAGGAGCTGGTCGCCCAGGCGATCCACCAGCTCTCGCCCCGCAAGCACAAGCCGCTCATCAAGGTCAATTGCGCGGCGCTGCCGCCCACGTTGATCGAGACGGAACTCTTCGGCCACGAGAAAGGCGCGTTCACCAACGCCACCGCCCGCAAGATCGGCCGGTTCGAGCTGGCCGACGGGGGCACGATTTTCCTGGATGAAGTAGGCGACATCCCGATCGAGTTGCAGGCGAAGTTGCTGCGGGTCCTGGAAGCGCAGGAGCTGGACCGGGTCGGCGGCACCAGGACCATCACGCTGAACGTCCGGGTCCTCGCCGCAACCAACGCGGACCTGGAACAGGCGGTGGAGGACGGGACCTTCCGGGCCGATCTCTATTACCGGCTCAACGTCTTCCCGATCCGCATCCCGCCGCTGCGCGAGCGGCGCGACGACATTCCCACGCTCGCGCGCCATTTCGTCAAAAAGTACGGCGCGCGCCACCGTAAAGCCGTCTCCCGGCTCGGCGCGCCGGCGTTACAGGCGTTGACGGCCTATGCCTGGCCCGGCAACGTCCGCGAGCTGGAGCACGTCATCGAGCGGGCCGTCATCCTCGCCCAGGGTCCCATCCTGACGATCGAGGAACTCGAGAGCGTGGCGCCCGCACCTCCGGACGGGGCAACGCAAACCGCCGAAGCTCCACGCACCATGGCGGATGCGGAGCGGGCGCACATCCTGGACGCGCTGACCCAGACCAACTGGGTCGTGGCCGGCTCCAACGGCGCCGCCGCGCGTCTGGGCTTGAAACGCTCGACGCTGCAACACCGCATGAAGAAGCTGAGCATCAACAAACCTCCGCTGTCCCGTCTTTAGCAAACATCCTCTCCATTTCCCAATAACTTCAACGCATTGGCCGATTCATCGGCTTGATCGGCTTGTCGGATATTCGACAAGGCCGCTGGCTTTCCCACGATTGCTTGTGCGTTTGGCCACAAAATTGTAAGATTGCTACTAAGTATAGGATTTATCCTACGGGGAGTTGGGGGTACTTCATGAAGTTCCCTAACTACTTTCTCGGACTGAATATCTCTCGGACGAGTTCCGCTCCCACCCTCTCGTCTCCTCTCTTTCGCATGTTCGTCAGACCGATGCGGCGCAGGCAGTCGCTTGCCCACGGAACAGCGATGATCATCAATGTATTCCACCGCGACGCGCGGATGCCTGTCTGTAAGGAGTTCCCTACCACATGAGAAGCCGGCCATGGCGCACGCTATGACGATCTCTCCGGCCCCGGACTTTCGGGCCCTGTTCGAGTCCGCACCGGGACTCTACCTCGTCCTGACGCCCGCCTTGATCATTACGGCGGTCAGCGATGCCTATTTGCGGGCCACCATGACGAAGCGCGAAGAGATTCTGGGACGGCACATTTTCGAGGTCTTTCCGGACAACCCCGACGATCCGACTGCGACGGGCGTCGCGAATTTGCGCGCATCTCTCGAGCGAGTCCTGCAACATCGAGCGCCCGACGCGATGGCCGTGCAGAAATACGATATTCGAAAGCCCGAATCAGAGGGCGGTGGTTTTGAAGAGCGCTTCTGGAGTCCGGTCAATTCTCCGGTCGTGGGGGTGGATGGAGCGGTCGCCTACATCATCCATCGCGTCGAAGACGTCACGGACTTCATCCGCCTGAAGCAGTCCGGGAACGAACAGAACCGGATCGCGGAAGCGCTGCGGACGCGCGCGGCTGAAATGGAAGCGGAGATTTTCGGCAGGGCGCAGCAGATTCAAGAGGTCAATAACCGACTGCGAGCGGAGCTGGATGCCCGCAAACGGGCCGAGGAAGAGCGGGACCGCTTCTTCACGTTGTCGCTTGACATGCTGTGCATTGCCAAGTCAGACGGCTATTTCAAACGCGTCAGCCCCGCGTTCACGCAAATCTTGGGCTGGAGCACCGAGGAAATGCTGACCCGGCCGTTCCTGGACCTCGTGCATCCCGACGATCGCCCGGCCACGATTCGCGAAGTCGAGAGGCAGGTCGTCTCCGGAGAAATGGTCCTCCGGTTCGAAAATCGTTACCGGCACAAGGACGGCTCATGGCGCACGCTCTCGTGGAAGTCCGCCCCCCAGCCGGACGGGACCATGTACGCCACCGCGCGCGACATTACCGAACGCAATCGGGCGGAGGAAGTGTTGCGCAAGTCGGAAGAAAAATACCGTACGTTGTTCGATTCCATTGACGTAGGCGTGTGTACCATCGAAGTGCTGTTCGACGGAAACGAGAAGCCGGTCGATTACCGCTTTCTGGAGGTCAATCCGTCGTTCGAGAAACTGACGGGGATTCACAACGCGTGTGGCAGAAGAATGCGCGAGATTGCCCCTCTGCACGAAGATCACTGGTTCGACATTTACGGCAAGATAGCCCTGACGGGCGAACCCGCACGCTTTGAAAACCAGGCGGCACAACTGCACCGCTGGTATGACGTGTACGCGTTCCGCGTCGGAGAGCCGCGGGACAGGCACGTCGCCATCCATTTCAAGGACATCACCGGGCAGAAGCGGACGGAGGAAGAAATCCGGACCCGCACCGAACAGCTCGCAGCCGCCAACAAGGAACTGGAAGCCTTCTCGTACTCCGTCTCGCATGACCTGCGCGCCCCGCTGCGCCACATCGACGGTTTTTCGGAACTGCTGGGCAAACAGGCCGCCGGGCTGGACGAGAAAGGCCGGCGGTACCTGAAGACGATTTCGGAGTCGGCGAAGCAGATGGGGTGCCTGATCGACGACCTCCTGGCCTTTTCACGGATCGGACGGACCGTGTTGAGCGAGACGACCGTCAACCTCAACCGGCTGGTCGAGGATGTTCGGCAGTCGTTGCGGCAGGACACGGCAGGGAGGCGGATCGCCTGGCTGATCGCCCCCCTGCCCGAGGTGCCGGGAGACCCCTCCATGCTGCGCCAAGTCTTCGCCAATCTAGTCGGCAACGCCGTGAAATACACCCGTACGCGCGAGGAGGCCCGGATCGAAATCGGCAACCGGAGCGGCGAGCCCGGCGCGCATGATGACGTCGTGGTCTTTGTCCGCGACAACGGGGTGGGGTTCGACCCGCAGTACACGCACAAGCTCTTCGGCGTATTCCAACGACTGCACAGCGCACACGAATTCGAAGGCACCGGCATCGGATTGGCCAACGTCCAGCGCATCATCCATCGGCATGGAGGCCGTGTGTGGGCCGAAGGGGCGGTGGGCGGCGGCGCGACATTCTACTTTGCATTGCCGACTCGCAGGGAGGGGAACCATGACGTCCGAACTCAAGCGGATTCTGCTGGCGGAAGATAATCCCAAAGACGTGGAGCTGACCCTGGCGGCGCTGGAGGAACACCATCTGGCCAATGAAGTGGTGGTCGTGAGCGACGGCGCGGAAGCGCTCGACTACCTGTACCGCAGGGGGAAATACGCTCTGCGGAGCGGTCACCATCCCGCCGTGGTCATGCTGGACCTCAAGATGCCCAAGGTGGACGGGTTGGAGGTCCTGCGGATGATCAAGGGCGACGAGCATCTGAAAACGATTCCCGTGGTGATGCTCACCTCGTCGCGCGAGGAGCAGGACCTGGTCAAAAGCTACAAATTGGGCGTGAATGCCTACGTCGTCAAGCCGGTCGGCTTCCAGGAGTTCATTGACGCCGTCAAGGAACTGGGCGCCTTCTGGGCTCTCGTCAACGAGCCGCCGGTGGGGAGCGTGCACAAGACGAAGTGAGGTGCTCGATGGCTGAGCGATTGCGCATCCTTCATCTCGAAGACAATCCGAACGACGCGGACCTCGTCAAGGGTCTGCTCGAAACGGATGGCCTTGCCTGTGACCTCGCCGTCGTCGAAAACCGGGCCGATTTCGCGGCCGCGCTCGAGCGGGGAGACTTCGACCTGATCCTGTCCGATTTCTCGCTGCCGTCCTACGATGGCCGGTCTGCATTGTTGCTCGCCCGGCGAAGGTGTCCCGATGTGCCGTACATTTTTTTCTCGGGGACCATCGGCGAAGCCGCTGCCATTGAGTCCCTCAAGGCTGGAGCCACCGACTACGTCCTGAAACAATGGCCCGCTCGCCTCGTCCCCGCCATACGCCGCGCCTTGAGCGAAGCCCGGGAGTCGGAGGAGCGCAAGCGGGCGGAAGAGAAGTTACGGCAGGTTCAGGAACAGTTCACGGGCATCTTCAATTCGTCCAAGGACGCGATCGGATACGCGACGCTCGACGGGCTCTTTTTAGAAGTGAATGCGGCATTCGAGAAACTGACGGGCCACTCGAAGGAAGAACTCCTTGTGAAGACGCACCAGGCGCTCACCCCGATGGAGTACCGCCGGACTGAAGCCGACATCGT
This genomic window from Nitrospirota bacterium contains:
- a CDS encoding GAF domain-containing protein, whose product is MARTIPAHCRGRLPMLQCPHMGTSKLNAPGFLLETVGALIGAGGLREFDRVLGRELTRRLHGDAAGLYLYNRSAHSFTPASSNFADPAHLTNQVGQLPAAGTMKEAVVRTGAALLCEDVRNSRWTEATVVAKAGFRSAVMAPLLVRRGQGAHADSRPIAIVFVGAKARAAFSEADRLLLQELALQIAPVLQNVLATEERDVLMALNSRVVVGTVTTESLLPAIADILQRAIPHEMRGLVRFTGEAHAPGFDLIYTDGLELDLAQLRRYPFERMAPAEMLATGKPVLITGYGHERFPERDYIESLGVLSAMLCPLTVRRQPFGFLAIGSGRRNAFSERDLALAEQVGHHLSQAIANILAYEEISRLKDRLEQENVYLKEERVASVDRKELVGESPVLQKTLKAIEKVAPTDSTVLITGETGTGKELVAQAIHQLSPRKHKPLIKVNCAALPPTLIETELFGHEKGAFTNATARKIGRFELADGGTIFLDEVGDIPIELQAKLLRVLEAQELDRVGGTRTITLNVRVLAATNADLEQAVEDGTFRADLYYRLNVFPIRIPPLRERRDDIPTLARHFVKKYGARHRKAVSRLGAPALQALTAYAWPGNVRELEHVIERAVILAQGPILTIEELESVAPAPPDGATQTAEAPRTMADAERAHILDALTQTNWVVAGSNGAAARLGLKRSTLQHRMKKLSINKPPLSRL
- a CDS encoding PAS domain S-box protein, translated to MYSTATRGCLSVRSSLPHEKPAMAHAMTISPAPDFRALFESAPGLYLVLTPALIITAVSDAYLRATMTKREEILGRHIFEVFPDNPDDPTATGVANLRASLERVLQHRAPDAMAVQKYDIRKPESEGGGFEERFWSPVNSPVVGVDGAVAYIIHRVEDVTDFIRLKQSGNEQNRIAEALRTRAAEMEAEIFGRAQQIQEVNNRLRAELDARKRAEEERDRFFTLSLDMLCIAKSDGYFKRVSPAFTQILGWSTEEMLTRPFLDLVHPDDRPATIREVERQVVSGEMVLRFENRYRHKDGSWRTLSWKSAPQPDGTMYATARDITERNRAEEVLRKSEEKYRTLFDSIDVGVCTIEVLFDGNEKPVDYRFLEVNPSFEKLTGIHNACGRRMREIAPLHEDHWFDIYGKIALTGEPARFENQAAQLHRWYDVYAFRVGEPRDRHVAIHFKDITGQKRTEEEIRTRTEQLAAANKELEAFSYSVSHDLRAPLRHIDGFSELLGKQAAGLDEKGRRYLKTISESAKQMGCLIDDLLAFSRIGRTVLSETTVNLNRLVEDVRQSLRQDTAGRRIAWLIAPLPEVPGDPSMLRQVFANLVGNAVKYTRTREEARIEIGNRSGEPGAHDDVVVFVRDNGVGFDPQYTHKLFGVFQRLHSAHEFEGTGIGLANVQRIIHRHGGRVWAEGAVGGGATFYFALPTRREGNHDVRTQADSAGGR
- a CDS encoding response regulator: MTSELKRILLAEDNPKDVELTLAALEEHHLANEVVVVSDGAEALDYLYRRGKYALRSGHHPAVVMLDLKMPKVDGLEVLRMIKGDEHLKTIPVVMLTSSREEQDLVKSYKLGVNAYVVKPVGFQEFIDAVKELGAFWALVNEPPVGSVHKTK